In the Anomalospiza imberbis isolate Cuckoo-Finch-1a 21T00152 chromosome 3, ASM3175350v1, whole genome shotgun sequence genome, TTTAAAAGGAAAGATCACATAGCCAATAGCACAGAGAAATGTAAATATTCCTCCATGACAGTTGCTATGCAAATGTAGAAAGAAAACTATgccaaagaaatgaaaatgtaggTATCTGGAGAGAAATTTCCCTAGAGTACCCCTTGATATCTAGTGccttacatattttaaattatccATAATAACTTTACAAGGTAAAACTTGACATTAGGCACAGAttattagaaaaacaaaattataaacAACCATCTATCAGAGAAAGGACAATTAGTTACAAATTCTAAGCATTTTGGTTCATGGATGTCTCTTCTGTGTTCTTACATTAAACTTCCACAAAGAGTTCAGATGCCAAAATACAAACTTAACAGAAATTTCCATACCTTTGTGCAGTTTGTCCAGTGGAACCATGAGGCATACTGAATTACAAACTGCTCCTTGGTCAGAGATTTGAAGTACGAATTAACAGATTCACAGACAGGTCCTAATGATCGTATGCTTTTGATATAATCCACGCTTTGACCTTAAATTGAAAAATTGAAGGTGATTAGGGTACCAACCTTCCTGAAGgtctaatattttaaaactcaTTAGGGATAAAACCTGATACAGTTTGTGTACATATTTAGCACAGACTGTTTTATCCCGACTATTTTAGCACAACTAATACAATTTACACCAAACAATACAATACAATTTACACCAAAACACCACACAGAAAAGGTACTGAAAAGTAAAACTGCAATGCAAAACCAGGTAATATCAAGCACCTTCTTCAaacagaactaaaaaaaaagcaccCACAAAAATTGTACACCAACAGAAATTTAACACAAGAAAATGCGGAAGTAAATAGGATCATTATGTTCTGATTTTGTTGAAATATGAAGAACCCGCTAGAATTTCTATAGAAATTCCATATATCAAGCTGGAAGCTAGGGCAGGCTCGGAGTCAAATTGCACCACTTATGGCCTTTAAAGAAGGCAGATGGATGTGTTACCTTAGAGGGGTATCATTGCCTCTTTTTTATGGGACATTTTTTataggaaaataaattcttctgGTTTACTGGAAGATATTTCTACCACCTCTGGAAATTTATAACAGAATTTGCACGATGCAATTTGGCAAATTAAAATTCAATTAATTCTTAAGGACATAAATACTTTGTTTTGGTTAAAAAACAACTACAAACTATTCCACATAGAAGGGAAACAAGGTGGTACTTCTGTACAACCTAAAGCTGGGAAACACAAACAGAATCAACAGTAGCAATACTGATGGTCCCAGGCTTTTACATTTAGTGCAAAAGGGCTATAAAgaacacagaacaagacaattatggggctggagagcagcagaactGAACCCCTTATGTTACAGGCACATTAAGCTGGGAACCAAGATGAAGGCAAAGTAGGAGCTACTTAGGTAGAACAGATTACATGACCCTTAGGAGCCAGCAAAAGCCAAATAACAAATGCAGATGAAAAATTTAAAGCTCTTTGTAGATATGAACTCTACATGCTCTAATACACAGCAGAGCTAGAAGCGTACTGTAACAAACTGTCACAACTCAGCTAGGATTGCTATGAGCTGTACTGAAATTCTGCATCAGTCTTACATGCATCACTACTACAGCAGGTAAACACCAACCTGATTCAAGGTAACACACATGCTTTGTAACAGCTTGCCAACATACTTCCCCGTTTTCAGATAAAATATTATCAATATCATGGGTGTCTTTCTTCTCAAATCCAAGTTTGCAAATTGCATAATGCACAGGTTGAGAAAGGCAAGTAGTGACCGAGTCTGGCAACGCCATCTagaacaaacacacacaaacagaGAAAGAATCCTTGTAACAAGAAAGCACgtgtgaacaaaaaaaaatttattaaaacattCCCATCAGCACAGCAACACAGTGATACGGTGTCTGTAAACAAGCTGTTTGGGTTTGCGATGCAAGTTTCATTCTCATACGTGATGAAAGGAACTCTCAACCAGAACCACCTAAAACTGAGGGAAAGCATTGTTCTGTTTTCACAGGGTCAGGATGGTGTATTTCATGACAAGAcaaactgaaggaaaatatcCCAGTTTATATATAAATGTTCTGCCTAATCGCTGAGCTTGCAGAGAAACTGATGCTACTTCAAGTAAACCAAGAGTGTCAGTCCTTACAACCAGCAAAATCCttggagggaggcagggaaagAATATGTTAATTCCGTAGCAATGTTACTGCAATTTAAGCATTCATGCTATTTTCACATTAGCCTAAACAGAAAAATGGACTGATTCAAAAGCacacatttaaattttaaaaattgcacagATAAAACTGCCCATGTTAACAAGCAGGAAAATGCTTCGGATTTAGTTAAAAGAGTCACACTTCTTCACTCATTAGACAGACAGGAAATTGATAATGAAGTACCACAactaataataatttaaaatatgccATTAAcgttaaattaaaaatatttttcctctctctctaaTTGGGTGACAGAATTGACCTCATATGTAATTTCTAAATTCATGGCTTCAAGGAGataagaaatatttatataGCTGTCAGGACTAAGCAAGGGTAACAGTTCCCATCGGAAACCGCTGTTAGCTGCCATATGGAGTACCTACCtgctatttaaagaaaaagaaatttaaacatCTACAATGTTCCTAAGACCATACCTTAGGATATATCATTCAAGCCATCTTAATTTGTGTCTCTTCCCCTTCCCGTTCGCCGTTTCACTGTCGGGGACAGAAGGCCAGAGCAAATCCTACACTGCCACCCTTTACTACTATCATCTATGTAAAGCGGGCCAGGCACGGGGCAGGGCGGCGACCTTCGCAGGGAGAGCAGTTCACCAAGCCCGGGCTGGCACCGGCCGAAGCGGGGCAGggctctcccctcccctccccttcccgccgcgccgcccgcagGCCGCAGCGCCGGCCCTCTCCCGGGGCCCGGCCcagcgccgccgctcccgccaTGGCCGCCGCCGTCTCCGTTACCGCTGCCCGCGCGCGCCGCGTCACGGCCGGCTCCCGGGCAGGGCCCGGGCCGCCGCACGCCGCCCAGCGGGACTGCCGCCACAGCCatggagggagggaaaaagcGCCAGGATAAAGACACGGTGAGCGGCCGCCAGGGCGAGGGCCGGGTCCGGGGGGCTGAGCTGGCCGGGGTTGGGGCACTGCCGGGAGCGGGGGCagcggccccggcgcgggggCATGTGATGCCCGACTGAGGCGGGGGTGCCGCTCCGGGCCGGCGGCGCTTCAGCTGGGAGGGAATGATGGGGCGTGGAGCCCGTGGGTTAAAAGGTGCGTGTGATTTTGTGAAAATTGGTATCAGGAGTACAGTTCCCTCTTGGTTAGCGCCCGGTTTGGGCTAGCTCGTGCTTTTTGTGCTTGGTCAGGTGTGATGTCCGCTCGTGCCCTGCAGCTGGCGTGCTGGCTCAGGCACTGGGAGGCCGAGCTGCTGTGATGGTAACGAGAAGGGGCGTCCTGCCTTTGGTGGGGCAGTCTCTCCAGCTCGGGGTGCTGCTCTAAACTAGAAGCCGTGCCCTCTTCTGAAGGAATAAACAggagctctttttttttgttgttttttggttttgttttttttttttttttttggttttttttttttttttggttttgtttttttttttgttttaacaatTAAAACCTATTGGTTGTTAAAATGGACTTACTAACAAATAGAAATTCATTTAAATagcaaaagcttttttttttttttcctcttggcaTACTTCCTTTCGTATGTCCAAAGTTAAGCCAATGTACTCGAGTTGAGTAGCCTAAGAACAAGCGTTTTTTGGTCAAGTGCTCAAATGCAGTCAGTTATTGAACTTCTAAGAGTTTTATTCACAGAAGGTgcaaatattttacagaaacGTAATTGCAACATTGTGCTAAAACTTGGGGGTTTATTGTGGATTTTATACAGTGATATACAGAAGTAGGTTTATTTACTAGCCATGTCTATAGCGAAATCAAGGTTTTTGGTTGCCTTAAATGCAATGACTTCTTGCAAGTGATTATGAAAACTCCTGTCACTAATAATAGCAGGTAAACTTTTAAGTATTACCATTGTTAGAATTTGTGTGCTATAGACatgaatttttttccatcattAATGTAAGAGGTTGAAGGTAGTGTGGCTCAAGCTGAACCATGTCAGCAAAGAATCACTGTTTGGACTGCACCTTTTTTCACAAGTTCATTGCTACTCACATGGATGGGGATGCTCATTTGAAGACCTCACCTGCATGTTTTCTTCTGTTAGGTGACGTGTGATGAGCATGTCAGGGCAGTAGTCTTTTGAGATCTGAGTTTTCAGTTAGTAGATAATGAGTGTCCACAGGCTAAGTGCAAATGTGCTTGGTGCTTGTGATTTAGAGTAAGTGCTATTCAGAGTTCAACAAACACCAGCAGGCAATTTGCACTAAGGCTGCCAACATCACTGTTATTAAGGAACTAGAGGACACTTTTGGGTAATGTACACTGTGTTGACAGAACGAATGTGCAAGTGATTTCATAGAGAAGAAACTGCATTTCTTTCCTGATTCTTAAAACTCCTCAGATGGAAAGAGCTGTGAGCCCCTGAGTAGCACATCTAAAATAATTATCATTAGACTTTTATATTATCCATAGGTGACtttttttctgtacttcttAGCATAAGCCTTGCATTGTGATGTTATTTCACCTTTGAATTCTTTTCTGCTCTCCTGGAAAGGAACTGATGATTGTCTCTCAATGTTAGGTTCTAGCAGTAGtcaggaagtggagctgagaCTGAAGAGTCGGTGAAACTTGGAAGTGATTTGTTAGGAAGTAGCTGGTATGGAAGACCATTGTCTGTGGCATTTGTTAGGATCTCATTGGTTCCTTGTGCTTTTCCGTCTCTGTCCTTGTTACTGTTTTACAGTTCTATTTTAAGCCACCTTGGTGGACAGCAGGTGACATTTTTTTTGCAACATCAGACTTGTTTCTTGCATCCACAGAGGCACAAGTTTTGTTATGTGTGTTGAAGAGATAGATTACACAGCTGGATGGGGAGAAAATGTGATCTTCAGAGATCTGGGTTTAAGTTCCAAGCAAAATTACAAAGCTTTGCATATTGGAGCttacattttcctttattttttttttaatgagcaaaTTAAATCATCATTACATAAGCTACTATTTTAGTAACAAGGAATAAGGACAAGCAAAATGAAGTAGTAAATGAACCAAGTCGGTATTTTGGGTATTATATAGGCCATTTGAATGAGAAGCTTGAACTTGTGGCTAACAGTCTTGCATGGGTACGTTAATATCTGTGtatttttccttggaaaagggAGTGGATTCAGGGTAGTAATATGGTGTATCTGATCGACGAGTTTAAATGCAAAGTTCAGTTGGATTTTGctgaaaagaatttaaaattgaGTGGAAGTCAACCACTTCTCCTATTTTGGGCAAAACAGTAGTGTTAAAACAGCTAGAAGACGATAACCAGCTTCTAGCTTCCTGTGGTTTTTGTTAACATATTCCTAGACTAattgttgtggggtttttttttgttttttttttttttttcttagctatACACCATAAAGtattatttaatgtttttaaattctaaaatattgacatgtggatttttttcttattattttgtacagtcaaaaagaaaaaaaccatcTCAGGATGCTTCAGGCATGGCTCCAACAGAAGGAAAGGCAAAGCCAAAAAGCCATAACATGTACAGACTGGAGCCACGTACTAAAGTTCAGGATGGTTTAGTTAGAGACAAAGCTCAAGCGATACTAATGGTATagtattatttaaattaattgtcTCATTGCAAAAGCAGCTTGTCTTGCAGGAGTATTTACAGAACAGTGAATATTGCATAAACTTAAATCTCTTTTGAGTTTTGGCACATGAATGTAATATGAATGTACTTGGTTTTGTAAAGTGCAGAAGGGCCTCTGCAAGGTCACTGCTGAACATGTGCTGTTTTTGGGTGGAGCTGAAGCTTCATAAACTCCTGCGTTTTTTTTAAGTCAAATTGAGCTACAGCACAGTTCAAAGTACCATAATCCACAAAATATCCAGGTAGCAAAAGATCATGACATCAAATTTGTGGATTTCTATTAATTCTGCTAATATCACAGGACCTGCATAAAATTACTTGGTATCCTTGACAGTCAGACTGCTACGTACACAAATTAAgccaaaatgaaagaaaacaatttcttgAGATAATCCAAAGCTGTTAGTGGTATTTTGAACAGTTATTACCAGATCTTTTTAACTCTGCTCTCTGGAAGACATATCTTGGGTATTTGGAACAGATATTTGTAGCACTATTTTCCAGTGAACTGAGCTCAAATAATGGAGAAGAGTACACTCCTGATTGTTAAATGCAGACTGGTTGGGCATATGTGTCACctttaaaaaaacagataaaacaCTTCAGAGTAAAAATGGTTCATCCTTTGCTGTTTGAGACCATCATCTGTACTGACTATTCAATTCATTAGTTCTTCTCATGTTCTTGTAATGAAAATGACTGCAAAGGGTGTTTTCTGCAAAAGACTACTAGGATGAAAACTAAGATCTTTCAAAATTGTTTTTGATAGAATAAACTACAAGAAGCCACATATGATGGAGCTTCTAGTCCCTTCTTGTGTGCTTCAATCTCAGAAGAAATATTAAATGCTGTGAAGGAATTGGACTATGACCGTTATAAGTATGTGGTATCCGTGCTAATTGTGGAAAAGGCAAATCAGGCAATGATTGTAAGCAAACATATTATTTGTTACAccttttgaaaattaaaaacgACTTTTAGAACAGTGTGTTATCTCCTAGGTGTTCTTTCACTTTCAGCAGCTTAACTTGAGGTGGTCCTGAAGCTTTTACCTCCTTTATGGGGAATAGTATCCCAGGGGACAATTCAAGGTGCTGCTGTGATTTTGCCTAAATCTCTGAAGGTTGTTTTCATATGTTCAGTAAGTGGTAAACAGTGCCAACTGCACTTTCCTGTCACCCTGTTTCCACTGCCTGCTGTCCAGTACAATTCCATGAGTTcagtgaattttatttttctttgtccaGTGTACTTGGATCTCTTGGTTTTATGTGTTCCCAAAACTGATGTCTATTCACACTGACATTCAATTGCTTTTGAAGGGGTGGTCTTACTGTGTGTTAAATGGTAACAAGTGAACACAAGAGAATTGGGGGTTTG is a window encoding:
- the DYNLT2 gene encoding dynein light chain Tctex-type protein 2; this encodes MEGGKKRQDKDTSKRKKPSQDASGMAPTEGKAKPKSHNMYRLEPRTKVQDGLVRDKAQAILMNKLQEATYDGASSPFLCASISEEILNAVKELDYDRYKYVVSVLIVEKANQAMIVASRCLWDAERDTWVSAKCETDTFIALALVMACYYD